One stretch of Cohnella algarum DNA includes these proteins:
- a CDS encoding DoxX-like family protein gives MKKEPIYVELPIRADMDALWRHTQTPELHERWDLRFSSITYLPRPNDGSPQRFRYRTRIGFGLDIEGTGETKARTDLPDGGRLSTLRFGSEQTISLIRSGGGYWRYKPAIEGVVFSTRFDYETRFGAAGRLFDKLLFRPLFGFATAWSFDLLRLWLERGISPASLIRQALVHYGCVAALSLLWLYQGLVPKLLFAETGEAELLRTAGLFAGFETEAAYVLGAAEMCAALLIAVLHRRRWLYALHGAALAILCAVALATAPETAAAPFGPVPLTLSMLGLGSLAALTLRDLPDAGRCKRKPEAPALSNTPSNGGTRDDIHLSASIGN, from the coding sequence ATGAAAAAAGAACCCATTTACGTGGAGCTGCCCATCCGCGCCGACATGGACGCGCTGTGGCGGCATACCCAGACCCCGGAGCTGCACGAGCGTTGGGATTTGCGCTTTTCCTCGATAACGTATTTGCCCCGGCCGAACGACGGTTCCCCGCAGCGGTTTCGATATCGGACGCGGATCGGATTCGGCCTCGACATCGAGGGAACGGGAGAAACGAAAGCGCGGACGGATTTGCCGGACGGCGGACGGCTGTCGACGCTGCGGTTCGGCTCGGAGCAAACCATTTCGCTCATCCGGAGCGGCGGCGGCTACTGGCGCTACAAGCCTGCGATCGAGGGCGTCGTCTTTTCCACCCGGTTCGATTACGAGACGCGGTTCGGCGCGGCCGGACGCCTGTTCGACAAGCTGCTGTTCCGCCCGCTGTTCGGCTTCGCGACGGCGTGGAGCTTCGACCTGCTTCGCCTTTGGCTGGAGCGCGGGATTTCGCCCGCGTCCCTCATTCGCCAGGCTCTCGTTCATTACGGATGCGTCGCCGCGCTTTCGCTGCTCTGGCTGTATCAAGGCCTCGTGCCCAAGCTGCTGTTCGCCGAAACCGGAGAGGCGGAGCTGCTGCGGACGGCCGGCTTGTTCGCCGGCTTCGAAACGGAAGCCGCCTACGTTCTCGGCGCCGCCGAGATGTGCGCCGCGCTGCTGATCGCGGTCCTGCACCGCCGCCGCTGGCTGTACGCGCTTCATGGCGCGGCGCTCGCCATTCTTTGCGCCGTCGCCCTCGCGACGGCGCCCGAAACGGCGGCGGCTCCGTTCGGCCCCGTCCCCCTCACCCTATCCATGCTCGGGCTCGGCTCGCTCGCCGCCCTTACGCTTCGGGACTTGCCGGACGCCGGACGCTGCAAGCGAAAGCCCGAGGCCCCAGCCTTGTCCAACACCCCCTCGAACGGAGGAACGCGCGATGACATCCATTTATCGGCAAGCATTGGGAACTGA
- a CDS encoding thiol-disulfide oxidoreductase DCC family protein: protein MDMHHDDGGRPERPASRRELRTPRNGEPAILLVDGHCILCQGITRFVARHDPRARFRFASLQSRLGKRWLAERGMAADRLDTFVLIERGRHYTKADAALRVFRGLPWPWPLLYGLRIVPSGLRNAVYDWVARNRYRWFGRSEACLVPDERLKSRFLEDEE from the coding sequence ATGGACATGCATCATGACGACGGCGGGCGCCCCGAGCGCCCCGCATCACGCCGGGAGCTCCGAACGCCCCGGAACGGCGAGCCCGCCATCCTGCTCGTGGACGGGCACTGCATCCTGTGCCAGGGCATAACCCGCTTCGTCGCCAGGCACGATCCGCGCGCCCGCTTCCGGTTCGCCTCGCTCCAGTCCCGGCTCGGAAAGCGATGGCTGGCCGAACGCGGCATGGCCGCCGACCGCCTCGATACGTTCGTCCTGATCGAACGCGGACGGCATTATACGAAGGCGGACGCCGCGCTTCGGGTATTCCGCGGGCTGCCCTGGCCGTGGCCGCTGCTGTACGGTTTGCGAATCGTCCCCTCCGGCTTGCGCAACGCGGTTTACGATTGGGTGGCGCGAAACCGGTACCGCTGGTTCGGAAGAAGCGAGGCGTGCTTGGTGCCTGACGAACGGCTGAAGAGCCGGTTTCTCGAAGACGAAGAGTAA
- a CDS encoding DUF4166 domain-containing protein produces MTSIYRQALGTDFDRLHPRIRERFGFGSEDGVASVGFGVMDRIWYSKMAALPLHIGTYRRILFPQGGVRVPFSIDNYAYKDGFGRESVTWCRSFRFPDAVRRFDATMIYSRKRGKIVDYLGTKQHLAVDLDVSVAENGGIRIRSGDQRFYEGRLAFRFPAPFTGVADVCEWYDDRQETFKISVQVVNPLIGTVFRYYGRFQAQLREVGPGGIPADVLPMREEIRE; encoded by the coding sequence ATGACATCCATTTATCGGCAAGCATTGGGAACTGATTTCGATCGGCTTCACCCCCGCATCCGGGAGCGCTTCGGCTTCGGCAGCGAGGATGGCGTCGCTTCGGTCGGCTTCGGGGTCATGGACCGGATCTGGTATTCCAAAATGGCCGCGCTGCCGCTTCATATCGGAACGTACCGCCGCATCCTGTTTCCGCAGGGCGGGGTGCGCGTACCTTTTTCCATCGACAACTACGCTTATAAAGACGGCTTCGGCCGGGAATCGGTCACCTGGTGCCGCTCCTTCCGGTTCCCTGATGCCGTGCGCCGGTTCGACGCCACGATGATTTACAGCCGCAAGCGCGGCAAAATCGTCGATTATCTGGGGACGAAGCAGCATTTGGCGGTCGACCTCGATGTATCCGTGGCCGAAAACGGCGGCATCCGCATCCGCTCGGGCGACCAGCGGTTTTACGAAGGGCGGCTCGCCTTTCGTTTTCCCGCGCCGTTTACCGGCGTTGCCGACGTTTGCGAATGGTACGACGACCGCCAGGAAACGTTTAAAATATCGGTTCAGGTCGTCAATCCGCTGATCGGGACCGTGTTTCGCTACTACGGCCGTTTTCAGGCGCAGCTTCGCGAGGTGGGGCCGGGCGGCATTCCGGCGGACGTGCTGCCGATGCGGGAGGAGATCCGGGAGTGA
- a CDS encoding MFS transporter has translation MPHLVKKSRNGRRISQSVGLGSIVTFAVLYSPQPVAHLLSAEWNVSPAAAGASISVATFPLAFAALLVPALSSIWGRVAIMRWSLVFASVFAILSAFAANVQQFLVFRLLIGLSAAGFPAAAMAHLTAEFYSKDAMRQIGLYVAGTAVGGFAGRMLVGAGADLFGWRAGVLALGAASLGCSIAFWLRLPESSNGRPRSRPFFGSWLIGLRTSFSSRRLLALYAMGFSLMGVYVAIFNYIGYALNVTPYSIGQTALGLLFVVNLVGTWSSVLFGRLAARRSRRFALVLATLIALGGIALAGLDSLAAKVVGCGAVAFGFFAGHAVASGWVGLLAPGQAKESAPAVYLLFYYAGSSIVGWTGGIVLRQYGWDGLVGAGFVLLASTLATTYPLLRTAFSTSPAAVGEPAHTNSPTHSRRT, from the coding sequence ATGCCGCATCTAGTAAAAAAAAGCCGAAACGGTCGGCGCATTTCGCAAAGCGTCGGGCTGGGCAGCATCGTGACGTTTGCCGTTCTGTACAGTCCACAGCCCGTCGCTCACCTTCTCTCTGCGGAATGGAACGTCTCTCCCGCCGCCGCTGGAGCCTCGATATCGGTCGCCACATTCCCGCTCGCGTTCGCGGCGCTTCTTGTCCCCGCGCTCTCCTCGATATGGGGAAGAGTGGCGATCATGCGTTGGTCGCTCGTATTCGCCTCCGTTTTCGCCATCCTGTCGGCATTCGCTGCGAACGTTCAGCAATTCCTCGTTTTCAGGCTGCTGATTGGTCTATCCGCCGCCGGGTTTCCCGCCGCGGCGATGGCCCATTTGACCGCCGAATTTTATTCGAAGGACGCTATGCGGCAAATCGGTCTTTACGTCGCCGGAACGGCTGTCGGAGGCTTTGCCGGAAGAATGCTGGTCGGCGCGGGGGCCGACCTGTTCGGCTGGCGGGCCGGCGTGCTCGCGCTGGGCGCCGCTAGCCTTGGCTGCAGCATCGCGTTCTGGCTCAGGCTGCCGGAATCTTCGAACGGCCGCCCGCGAAGCCGCCCCTTCTTCGGAAGCTGGCTGATCGGCCTACGGACAAGCTTTTCCTCACGCCGGCTGCTGGCCTTGTATGCGATGGGCTTTTCGCTGATGGGCGTTTACGTCGCCATATTTAATTATATCGGTTATGCCCTGAACGTCACCCCTTACTCCATCGGGCAAACGGCGCTAGGCCTGCTGTTCGTCGTCAATCTAGTCGGGACGTGGAGCTCCGTGCTGTTTGGCAGGCTGGCAGCCCGCCGTTCGCGCCGCTTTGCGCTTGTACTGGCGACGCTGATCGCGCTCGGCGGCATCGCGCTTGCCGGGCTGGATTCTCTGGCGGCAAAAGTGGTCGGCTGCGGCGCGGTCGCGTTCGGTTTCTTCGCCGGGCATGCAGTGGCAAGCGGCTGGGTCGGCCTGCTTGCCCCCGGCCAAGCCAAGGAATCCGCCCCGGCGGTTTACCTGCTTTTTTACTACGCGGGTTCGAGCATCGTCGGCTGGACGGGCGGCATCGTTCTGCGCCAGTATGGCTGGGACGGCCTTGTCGGCGCCGGTTTCGTCCTGCTCGCGTCGACCTTGGCGACGACGTATCCCTTGCTTCGGACGGCCTTTTCGACATCGCCGGCCGCGGTGGGGGAACCGGCTCACACGAACTCCCCGACCCACTCCCGGCGTACTTGA
- a CDS encoding ABC transporter permease — protein sequence MTIFVFALKRSLRNVYNLGLLLVAPLLVMFWPPNEGSPLPVGYRYFGIVQLFAAAKLVHIILEDRMSRVVVRIGAAPVTHFRYLLQNLLAYALLLIAQAAVAVAGGILAHGEAFPAPFALFLLFACFAMTAIGFSLAWCSLFRNKEASLSVMSGVIMLLCMVGGLFWPVEIMPPFMRRAAMILPTYWLAEGMTLASFEASCTKLIVPVGMLLMFTLLFVLTGSKRRMA from the coding sequence ATGACCATCTTCGTTTTCGCGCTCAAGCGAAGCTTGCGGAATGTTTACAACCTCGGCCTGCTGCTGGTCGCCCCGCTGCTCGTCATGTTTTGGCCGCCGAACGAGGGGTCGCCGCTGCCCGTCGGCTACCGGTACTTCGGCATCGTTCAGCTGTTCGCCGCGGCCAAACTGGTGCATATCATCCTCGAAGACCGGATGAGCCGGGTCGTCGTGCGCATCGGAGCCGCGCCGGTCACCCATTTCCGGTATTTGCTGCAAAATCTGCTGGCCTATGCGCTGCTGCTGATCGCGCAGGCCGCCGTTGCCGTCGCCGGCGGAATTCTCGCGCACGGGGAGGCGTTTCCCGCTCCGTTCGCGCTGTTTTTGCTATTTGCCTGCTTTGCGATGACGGCGATCGGCTTTTCGCTCGCGTGGTGCTCTCTGTTCCGCAACAAGGAAGCGTCGCTCAGCGTCATGAGCGGTGTCATTATGCTACTATGTATGGTAGGCGGATTATTTTGGCCCGTGGAAATCATGCCGCCGTTCATGCGGCGCGCGGCGATGATTTTGCCCACGTACTGGCTGGCCGAAGGCATGACGCTGGCTTCGTTCGAAGCGTCTTGTACGAAGCTGATCGTCCCGGTCGGCATGCTGCTGATGTTTACCCTGCTGTTCGTGTTGACCGGCAGCAAAAGGAGGATGGCCTGA
- a CDS encoding glycosyltransferase, translating to MEARQGSANARKGVSIITCTKRRNYLGNLLQNYARQRWAKKELIVVVNADTIPLAPYLELAKKAKRVRIYRLPEHVSLGACLNFAVRQAKYDYIAKFDDDDYYAPLYVSDAVRAMEKTGADIVGKRSHYMYLNGTRTLIHRFPGDENRFVSRLPGATLFFKRAVFRNVRFPHLNVGEDDRFCLRSKKKGYKIYSAGKRHFVAIRRKNSSGHTWIVSDKELISHHRTIPNVKDYRRFAQGRKG from the coding sequence ATGGAGGCCCGCCAAGGCTCCGCGAACGCCCGCAAGGGCGTTTCCATCATTACGTGCACGAAGCGCCGGAACTATTTGGGGAACCTGCTGCAAAATTACGCCAGGCAGCGCTGGGCCAAAAAGGAGCTGATCGTCGTCGTCAACGCCGATACGATCCCTCTTGCGCCCTATCTCGAGCTGGCCAAAAAAGCGAAGCGCGTCCGCATCTACCGCCTGCCGGAGCACGTTTCGCTCGGCGCCTGCCTGAATTTTGCCGTCCGGCAAGCGAAATACGATTATATCGCCAAGTTCGACGACGACGACTATTACGCCCCCCTGTACGTAAGCGACGCAGTGCGGGCGATGGAAAAAACGGGCGCCGACATCGTCGGCAAACGATCTCACTATATGTACTTGAACGGAACGCGAACGCTCATTCACCGGTTCCCGGGCGACGAAAACCGGTTCGTTTCCAGGCTTCCGGGAGCGACTCTCTTTTTCAAGCGCGCCGTTTTCCGCAACGTTCGGTTTCCTCATCTCAACGTCGGGGAGGACGACCGGTTCTGCCTTCGAAGCAAAAAGAAGGGATACAAGATTTATTCCGCGGGCAAGCGCCACTTCGTCGCCATCCGCAGGAAAAATTCGTCGGGACACACTTGGATCGTCAGCGACAAAGAGCTGATTTCCCATCATCGGACGATTCCGAACGTGAAGGACTACAGACGGTTCGCGCAAGGCCGGAAGGGGTAA
- a CDS encoding glycosyltransferase family 2 protein codes for MRKVTVITCTKRPGQLRNLFRNFARQSYKNKELIVILNHRDLRRSEYEAAAALYGNARIYRLPEKATLGSCLNYGVRMSDSPYIAKFDDDDYYSPHYLAESMRIMERTKADIVGKRAHFMYLNGKKTLLLRYSRMENRFVRLVQGATLLARRRVFAKVTFPDRTRGECVRFCADSAAKGFKIYAGSRYNFAAVRQPGSKGHTWIVSDKKLLARRAKAIKAADFKTAVTREVR; via the coding sequence ATGCGTAAGGTAACGGTTATCACATGCACGAAGAGGCCGGGCCAGCTGCGGAATCTTTTTCGTAATTTTGCGAGGCAGAGCTACAAGAACAAGGAGTTGATCGTCATCCTCAATCATCGCGATCTGAGGAGGAGCGAATACGAAGCGGCGGCGGCCTTGTACGGCAACGCGAGAATTTACCGGCTTCCCGAGAAGGCCACGCTCGGAAGCTGCCTGAATTACGGCGTGCGGATGTCCGATTCGCCGTATATCGCCAAATTTGACGACGACGATTACTATTCGCCGCATTATTTGGCGGAATCGATGCGGATCATGGAACGGACGAAAGCGGACATCGTCGGAAAACGGGCCCACTTCATGTATTTGAACGGCAAAAAAACGCTGCTGCTGCGCTACTCCCGCATGGAGAATCGCTTTGTCCGTCTCGTGCAGGGCGCGACGCTGCTCGCGAGACGGCGCGTATTCGCCAAAGTGACGTTCCCGGACCGCACCCGCGGCGAGTGCGTCCGGTTTTGCGCGGACAGCGCGGCCAAAGGCTTTAAAATCTATGCCGGCAGCCGATATAACTTCGCCGCCGTCCGCCAGCCCGGTTCGAAGGGCCACACCTGGATCGTCAGCGACAAAAAGCTGCTGGCCCGGCGGGCCAAGGCGATCAAGGCGGCCGATTTCAAAACGGCGGTCACCCGGGAAGTCCGGTAA
- a CDS encoding serine hydrolase domain-containing protein has product MLHHDTSLPRAKPEEADVAPSGVLSFVRAANERKIGLHGFMLLRHGRVAAEGWWRPYGPDRPHIANSLTKSFVSIAAGIAADEGMLSVSDPVARFFPEYAIAFQESGMEGLTVEHLLTMTTGHDRNLTTSKLKRAFLEDELIRSIGNREDGDFVRAFCETPAAARPGRCFFYNSGASHMLAAVIEKATGRLLEDYAVERLFRPLGIGSPSWERCPLGGTIGGWGLRLRLEDVAKLGQLLLGEGMWDGKRIVSAEWIRAATAPQTDSATNDLPPDRFPDWMEGYGYQFWQCRHNAFRGDGTMGQFCVVLPDRDAVVAIHGGTADMQGVLDLVWEHLLPSLDGVPADSGAASAELERELEGLSIAEPRPERSAAYAGSFRCLARNKEDEVTEVALQLGEASGSLVWRTEGRERRLSFGFDGWRGENVLAGELSYALGTWLSDRELVIDVCRVETPVRNRLTCRFDGSRLYLEYVHFDHVQVRREWVGEFV; this is encoded by the coding sequence ATGCTGCATCATGATACGTCCCTGCCGCGGGCGAAACCGGAAGAGGCAGACGTGGCGCCTTCCGGCGTGCTGTCATTCGTCCGCGCGGCAAACGAGCGGAAGATCGGCCTTCACGGTTTTATGCTGCTCAGGCACGGCCGCGTGGCCGCGGAAGGGTGGTGGCGGCCTTACGGGCCGGACCGGCCCCACATCGCAAATTCATTGACGAAAAGCTTTGTATCGATCGCGGCCGGAATCGCCGCGGACGAAGGCATGCTGTCCGTGAGCGATCCCGTCGCCAGGTTTTTTCCGGAATACGCCATTGCGTTCCAGGAATCCGGCATGGAAGGCCTGACAGTCGAGCATCTGCTGACGATGACGACCGGGCACGACCGCAATTTAACGACGTCAAAGCTAAAACGCGCTTTTTTGGAAGACGAGCTGATCCGGAGCATTGGCAACCGCGAGGACGGGGACTTCGTCCGCGCTTTTTGCGAAACACCGGCCGCGGCCAGGCCGGGCAGGTGTTTTTTCTACAACAGCGGGGCGAGCCATATGCTTGCTGCTGTCATCGAGAAGGCGACGGGCCGCCTTCTGGAGGATTATGCCGTTGAGCGGCTGTTTCGGCCGCTAGGCATCGGCAGCCCGTCCTGGGAGCGGTGCCCCCTCGGCGGCACGATCGGAGGCTGGGGCCTGCGGCTTCGGCTTGAAGATGTCGCCAAGCTCGGCCAGCTTCTTCTTGGCGAGGGCATGTGGGACGGCAAGCGCATCGTTTCGGCGGAATGGATTCGGGCGGCGACGGCGCCGCAGACGGATTCCGCGACGAACGATCTTCCCCCGGACCGGTTTCCGGACTGGATGGAGGGGTACGGTTACCAGTTCTGGCAGTGCCGGCATAACGCTTTCCGCGGGGACGGTACGATGGGACAGTTCTGCGTCGTCCTGCCCGACCGCGACGCTGTCGTCGCCATCCACGGAGGGACTGCGGACATGCAGGGAGTGCTCGACCTCGTGTGGGAGCACCTTCTGCCAAGCCTGGACGGCGTTCCCGCCGACTCCGGCGCGGCGTCCGCGGAACTCGAACGGGAGCTTGAGGGGCTGTCGATCGCCGAGCCGCGCCCGGAGCGGTCAGCAGCCTATGCCGGAAGCTTCCGCTGCCTGGCGCGGAACAAGGAAGACGAGGTTACGGAGGTAGCACTGCAGCTCGGCGAAGCATCGGGGTCGCTTGTCTGGCGGACCGAAGGCAGGGAGCGGCGTCTTTCGTTCGGCTTCGACGGGTGGCGAGGGGAGAACGTGCTTGCCGGCGAACTCTCTTATGCTCTCGGAACGTGGCTTTCGGATCGCGAGCTGGTCATCGACGTATGCCGGGTGGAGACGCCGGTTCGCAACCGGCTGACGTGCAGGTTCGACGGCAGCCGGCTGTATCTTGAGTACGTGCATTTCGATCACGTTCAAGTACGCCGGGAGTGGGTCGGGGAGTTCGTGTGA
- a CDS encoding ABC transporter permease, producing the protein MFWHLFRYSLLRLSRSYLAMALLVLTPLGLISVIGLVSGQIGASGEGRTGMDWIAASFVIGFQTIGGSYTLHYFHEDLFRPFKWRMRSLPLRIDAYGYSLLLASTLFSAFQGLVLILFTDWVYGANWGPLPWVMLVVLTVSFLSQLVCLLLVLTVRRFKTAERLSEVYGLGSMLLAGIMFPLPNTPFFDFLSTYGNPISLGMNAIFAMAHETDKAPAYVFLGLLLAATAICAGAAALLGRKRLI; encoded by the coding sequence ATGTTTTGGCATCTTTTCCGGTACTCGCTGCTGCGGCTTTCGCGCTCCTATTTGGCGATGGCGCTGCTCGTTCTTACCCCGCTTGGCCTCATTTCCGTCATCGGACTCGTCAGCGGACAAATCGGCGCAAGCGGGGAAGGCCGCACGGGGATGGACTGGATCGCGGCCAGCTTCGTGATCGGTTTCCAGACGATCGGAGGCTCGTATACGCTGCATTATTTTCATGAAGACTTGTTCCGTCCGTTTAAATGGCGGATGCGTTCGCTCCCGCTGCGCATCGACGCGTACGGCTATTCGCTGCTTCTGGCCAGCACGCTGTTCAGCGCGTTTCAGGGGCTCGTTCTTATCCTGTTTACCGACTGGGTTTACGGCGCGAACTGGGGCCCTTTGCCCTGGGTCATGCTCGTCGTTCTGACGGTTTCGTTTCTGTCGCAACTGGTATGCCTCCTTCTTGTGTTGACGGTCCGCCGTTTCAAAACGGCCGAACGGCTGTCCGAGGTCTACGGCCTCGGTTCGATGCTGCTTGCGGGCATCATGTTTCCTTTGCCGAATACGCCGTTTTTCGATTTTCTGTCTACGTACGGCAACCCGATCTCGCTCGGGATGAACGCGATTTTCGCGATGGCTCACGAGACGGATAAAGCCCCGGCTTACGTCTTTCTGGGACTGCTGCTGGCCGCGACGGCGATATGCGCCGGGGCTGCCGCGCTGCTGGGGAGAAAGAGGCTGATATGA
- a CDS encoding ABC transporter ATP-binding protein — MQVAKLRNIVKRYGNALALDHVDLDIHEGEILGLLGPNGAGKTTLIHALAGLVGIDSGSIEVFGKNQRRHLLDIKRDIGLVAQDIAIFEDMVPAENLAFFGGIYGLKGNALKTRIAETLAFVGLPEHAKKTPAKFSGGMKRRLNIACALVHRPKLLIMDEPTVGIDPQSRNHILESVRELRRRGTTILYTTHYMEEVEALASRVVILDQGHVIAQGTVDDLVRHIQHEEKMTLEVAEPGEPLLAKLRAIHGVKTVARDGSRLLIVSRAGTDTLDRVLAIAREAGGVRSVNAEKPNLEDVFLTLTGKQLRDGGRE; from the coding sequence ATGCAAGTCGCGAAGCTGCGCAATATCGTCAAACGGTACGGAAACGCTCTGGCGCTCGATCATGTCGATCTGGATATTCACGAAGGCGAAATTCTCGGACTGCTCGGCCCGAACGGCGCAGGCAAAACGACGCTGATTCACGCCCTGGCGGGTCTGGTCGGCATCGATTCCGGAAGCATCGAAGTTTTCGGCAAAAACCAGCGCCGCCACCTTCTCGACATCAAGCGGGACATCGGCCTGGTCGCGCAGGATATCGCCATTTTTGAAGATATGGTTCCTGCGGAAAATCTTGCTTTTTTCGGCGGCATCTACGGGTTAAAGGGGAACGCGCTGAAGACGCGGATAGCGGAAACGCTGGCGTTCGTCGGGCTGCCGGAGCACGCCAAAAAGACGCCGGCCAAGTTTTCGGGCGGCATGAAGCGGCGCCTGAATATCGCCTGCGCGCTTGTCCACCGCCCGAAGCTGCTCATCATGGACGAGCCGACCGTCGGCATCGATCCGCAGTCCCGCAATCATATTCTCGAATCCGTCCGGGAGCTTCGGCGCAGGGGGACGACGATATTGTATACGACGCATTACATGGAAGAGGTCGAGGCGCTCGCCTCCCGCGTCGTCATTCTGGATCAAGGCCACGTCATCGCCCAGGGCACGGTCGACGACCTCGTCCGCCATATCCAGCACGAAGAAAAAATGACGCTGGAAGTGGCGGAGCCCGGCGAGCCGCTGCTCGCCAAGCTGCGGGCGATCCACGGCGTCAAGACGGTCGCGCGGGACGGCTCCAGGCTGCTGATCGTTTCCCGGGCGGGAACGGATACGCTCGACCGGGTACTGGCGATCGCGAGGGAGGCCGGCGGGGTTCGCTCGGTTAACGCGGAAAAGCCGAACCTGGAGGACGTGTTTCTGACGCTGACCGGCAAGCAGCTGCGCGACGGCGGGAGGGAATAG
- a CDS encoding dipeptidase, with product MSYADYFAGQRERHLDELKQWLAIPSISALSEHKKDIQAAASWLADALTRAGMEQVEIHQTDGHPIVYAEHMHAPGKPTLLIYGHYDVQPVDPLHLWTSPPFEPEIRDGKLYARGATDDKGQLFLHIKAVEAILRQEGKLPVNIKFCIEGEEEISGKSLPQFLTAYKDKLSADAVVVSDSSLLERGKPSICTGLRGLCSMEVTVSTANTDLHSGSYGGGVPNALHAMASLLASLHDEKGRVAVEGFYEGVPELSEMEKADMASYNPDERKLAEKLGLDALYGEEGFSFAERIGARPTLEVNGMYGGFQGEGNKTVIPKEAHAKITCRLVGGMDPQRTLDRIERHMKAYIQPGAKLHFKPGEKALAFSCDPTHPLLQLAADAYEEVYGARAVFTKDGGSIPVVATFASVLGAPVVMMGFGLPDENLHAPDEHLNLDNFDKGLLTLVNYFRKAAQEAVF from the coding sequence ATGAGTTACGCGGATTATTTCGCCGGTCAGCGCGAGCGGCATTTGGACGAATTGAAGCAATGGCTGGCCATTCCGAGCATCTCCGCCTTGTCGGAGCATAAGAAGGACATCCAGGCGGCCGCAAGCTGGCTCGCCGACGCCTTGACGAGGGCGGGTATGGAGCAGGTGGAAATCCATCAAACGGACGGGCATCCGATCGTGTATGCCGAGCATATGCACGCGCCCGGAAAGCCCACGCTGCTCATTTATGGCCATTACGACGTACAGCCGGTCGATCCGCTGCATCTGTGGACAAGCCCCCCCTTCGAACCGGAAATCCGCGACGGCAAGCTGTATGCGCGGGGAGCCACGGACGACAAGGGGCAGCTGTTCTTGCATATCAAAGCCGTAGAGGCGATTTTGCGGCAGGAAGGAAAGCTCCCGGTCAATATCAAGTTCTGCATCGAAGGCGAAGAGGAAATTTCGGGCAAAAGCCTGCCCCAATTTTTGACGGCCTATAAGGACAAGCTTTCGGCCGATGCGGTCGTCGTTTCGGATTCCTCGCTGCTCGAGCGCGGCAAGCCATCCATTTGCACCGGACTCAGGGGCCTCTGCTCGATGGAAGTGACCGTATCGACCGCCAATACCGACCTCCATTCCGGATCCTACGGCGGCGGAGTGCCGAATGCGCTGCACGCGATGGCGTCGCTGCTCGCCTCGCTTCACGACGAAAAGGGCCGCGTCGCCGTGGAAGGCTTCTACGAAGGCGTTCCCGAGCTGAGCGAAATGGAGAAGGCCGATATGGCCAGCTACAATCCGGACGAGCGGAAGCTCGCGGAAAAGCTGGGCCTGGACGCGCTGTACGGAGAGGAGGGCTTTTCGTTCGCCGAGCGGATCGGGGCAAGGCCCACCCTGGAAGTGAACGGCATGTACGGAGGGTTCCAGGGAGAAGGCAACAAGACGGTCATCCCGAAGGAAGCCCACGCCAAAATCACGTGCCGGCTCGTGGGCGGCATGGATCCGCAGCGGACGCTCGACCGGATCGAACGGCATATGAAAGCGTACATCCAGCCCGGCGCGAAGCTTCATTTCAAACCGGGCGAGAAAGCGCTCGCCTTCAGCTGCGATCCGACCCACCCTTTGCTGCAGCTGGCAGCCGACGCCTATGAGGAAGTGTACGGCGCGCGCGCCGTATTCACGAAGGACGGCGGCTCGATCCCGGTCGTGGCGACGTTCGCCAGCGTCCTGGGCGCCCCGGTCGTCATGATGGGCTTCGGCCTTCCGGACGAGAACCTGCACGCGCCGGACGAGCATCTCAACCTGGACAATTTCGATAAAGGGCTGCTGACGCTCGTCAACTACTTCCGCAAGGCGGCGCAAGAAGCCGTTTTTTGA